A single window of Lutzomyia longipalpis isolate SR_M1_2022 chromosome 1, ASM2433408v1 DNA harbors:
- the LOC129797133 gene encoding general odorant-binding protein 99a-like, which produces MKAVFVVYFAVLAVCSAEWRIQTAEDLAKHRTKCVEELKIEESAVTEYKKWNFTDDEKTRCYIKCIFNQMELFSDETGYNVEHLVEQLGQTGDKEKVREQIVKCVDDNPNKDDKCTWVFRGFNCFKANHLSLIKQSLKKD; this is translated from the exons atgaaggcTGTTTTTGTGGTTTACTTTGCCGTCTTGGCTGTG TGCTCTGCCGAATGGCGAATCCAGACTGCAGAGGATCTCGCTAAGCACCGCACCAAATGCGTCGAGGAGCTGAAGATTGAGGAATCCGCCGTGACGGAGTACAAGAAGTGGAATTTCACAGATGACGAAAAGACACGATGCTACATCAAGTGCATCTTCAACCAGATGGAATTGTTCAGCGATGAGACTGGCTACAATGTTGAACACCTCGTGGAACAGCTGGGACAGACTGGTGACAAGGAGAAGGTTCGCGAACAGATCGTCAAATGTGTCGATGACAATCCCAACAAGGACGACAAGTGCACCTGGGTCTTCCGTGGCTTCAACTGCTTCAAAGCCAACCACCTGAGCCTCATCAAACAGAGCCTGAAGAAGGACTAA
- the LOC129797134 gene encoding doublesex- and mab-3-related transcription factor A2 isoform X1 → MSLPNGVDMTNLMSQHPVLGALPPSFFLRAASERYQRTPKCARCRNHGVVSALKGHKRYCRWRDCVCAKCTLIAERQRVMAAQENLSNKVALRRQQAQEENEARELGLLYAVPNANSGNSDKIPHSQDSIRGSTTSPRKDTSRNQRNSSYNNNDSQLDIGRSTRLSASYSPENTENDGSPGPKRTRLSNETDNDNDTGSESSPSSPATCLKANPFSLPSQLSPIQRGAPSSPESDLDVDSALENATPENLSLKKEDSTSPPPTGPPCTTLDNLHALRSFTSSQGFIPYHHHPHQQPYVQQDALDGGVSLSSQSRSPVNVLLRVFPNRRRSEVEQLLHRFRGDVVQAMEAMLNGESALNSICVPSVSPPFSVKSAFSPLIPPTAFVTAAGGRYPYMPQQPVATKRFLAAPYSGTGYLSTVIQSEPAEQIESNGSSGPNSGGSSGGNGGGSNGRAGTPPGGSENQE, encoded by the exons ATGAGTTTACCAAATGGTGTTGATATGACAAATTTAATGTCTCAACATCCTGTGCTAGGAGCTTTGCCACCTTCGTTTTTTCTTCGAGCTGCCTCAGAACGCTATCAAAGGACACCAAAATGTGCAAGATGTCGAAATCACGGAGTG GTTAGTGCATTGAAAGGACACAAAAGATATTGCCGATGGCGGGATTGTGTCTGTGCAAAATGTACATTGATTGCTGAGAGACAACGTGTCATGGCAGCACag GAAAATTTGTCGAATAAGGTCGCCCTGAGGAGACAACAGGCACAAGAGGAGAATGAGGCTCGTGAATTAGGTTTATTGTACGCAGTGCCAAATGCGAATTCTGGCAATTCGGATAAAATTCCTCACTCACAGGATTCTATTAGGGGGTCCACAACATCACCGAGGAAGGATACGTCAAGAAACCAGAGAAATTCATCGTACAACAATAATGATTCCC aATTAGATATTGGAAGATCTACACGACTGTCAGCATCTTATTCACCGGAAAACACAGAAAATGATGGAAGTCCCG GTCCAAAGCGTACAAGACTCTCGAATGAAACAGACAATGACAACGACACAGGATCTGAGTCGTCTCCAAGTAGTCCCGCAACATGCCTCAAGGCAAATCCATTTTCTTTGCCCAGTCAACTGTCTCCAATTCAGAGGGGTGCACCGAGTTCACCGGAGTCTGATCTCGATGTTGATTCAGCCCTCGAGAATGCCACTCCCGAGAATCTCAGTCTCAAGAAGGAGGACTCCACCTCTCCCCCACCCACTGGTCCACCATGCACCACCCTCGACAATCTCCACGCACTTCGTTCTTTCACAAGCTCCCAGGGTTTCATACCGTACCACCATCATCCCCATCAGCAACCCTATGTGCAGCAGGATGCCCTCGATGGTGGCGTTTCGCTGTCCAGTCAGTCACGTTCACCCGTGAATGTTCTCCTACGTGTATTCCCCAATAGACGACGTAGTGAAGTAGAGCAGCTACTGCACAGATTCCGCGGGGATGTAGTTCAAGCAATGGAGGCAATGCTCAATGGGGAGAGTGCCCTAAATTCCATTTG TGTACCATCGGTATCTCCACCTTTTTCCGTGAAGTCCGCATTTTCACCCCTCATACCTCCGACGGCATTTGTCACGGCCGCCGGTGGAAGGTATCCGTACATGCCACAACAGCCTGTAGCCACTAAACGCTTTCTGGCAGCACCATATTCTGGTACCGGCTACCTTTCCACAGTGATTCAATCCGAACCAGCAGAACAGATTGAGTCAAATGGATCAAGTGGCCCCAATAGCGGGGGAAGTTCCGGCGGAAATGGCGGCGGAAGTAATGGTCGTGCTGGAACACCGCCTGGTGGAAGTGAGAATCAGGAgtag
- the LOC129797134 gene encoding doublesex- and mab-3-related transcription factor A2 isoform X2, whose amino-acid sequence MSLPNGVDMTNLMSQHPVLGALPPSFFLRAASERYQRTPKCARCRNHGVVSALKGHKRYCRWRDCVCAKCTLIAERQRVMAAQVALRRQQAQEENEARELGLLYAVPNANSGNSDKIPHSQDSIRGSTTSPRKDTSRNQRNSSYNNNDSQLDIGRSTRLSASYSPENTENDGSPGPKRTRLSNETDNDNDTGSESSPSSPATCLKANPFSLPSQLSPIQRGAPSSPESDLDVDSALENATPENLSLKKEDSTSPPPTGPPCTTLDNLHALRSFTSSQGFIPYHHHPHQQPYVQQDALDGGVSLSSQSRSPVNVLLRVFPNRRRSEVEQLLHRFRGDVVQAMEAMLNGESALNSICVPSVSPPFSVKSAFSPLIPPTAFVTAAGGRYPYMPQQPVATKRFLAAPYSGTGYLSTVIQSEPAEQIESNGSSGPNSGGSSGGNGGGSNGRAGTPPGGSENQE is encoded by the exons ATGAGTTTACCAAATGGTGTTGATATGACAAATTTAATGTCTCAACATCCTGTGCTAGGAGCTTTGCCACCTTCGTTTTTTCTTCGAGCTGCCTCAGAACGCTATCAAAGGACACCAAAATGTGCAAGATGTCGAAATCACGGAGTG GTTAGTGCATTGAAAGGACACAAAAGATATTGCCGATGGCGGGATTGTGTCTGTGCAAAATGTACATTGATTGCTGAGAGACAACGTGTCATGGCAGCACag GTCGCCCTGAGGAGACAACAGGCACAAGAGGAGAATGAGGCTCGTGAATTAGGTTTATTGTACGCAGTGCCAAATGCGAATTCTGGCAATTCGGATAAAATTCCTCACTCACAGGATTCTATTAGGGGGTCCACAACATCACCGAGGAAGGATACGTCAAGAAACCAGAGAAATTCATCGTACAACAATAATGATTCCC aATTAGATATTGGAAGATCTACACGACTGTCAGCATCTTATTCACCGGAAAACACAGAAAATGATGGAAGTCCCG GTCCAAAGCGTACAAGACTCTCGAATGAAACAGACAATGACAACGACACAGGATCTGAGTCGTCTCCAAGTAGTCCCGCAACATGCCTCAAGGCAAATCCATTTTCTTTGCCCAGTCAACTGTCTCCAATTCAGAGGGGTGCACCGAGTTCACCGGAGTCTGATCTCGATGTTGATTCAGCCCTCGAGAATGCCACTCCCGAGAATCTCAGTCTCAAGAAGGAGGACTCCACCTCTCCCCCACCCACTGGTCCACCATGCACCACCCTCGACAATCTCCACGCACTTCGTTCTTTCACAAGCTCCCAGGGTTTCATACCGTACCACCATCATCCCCATCAGCAACCCTATGTGCAGCAGGATGCCCTCGATGGTGGCGTTTCGCTGTCCAGTCAGTCACGTTCACCCGTGAATGTTCTCCTACGTGTATTCCCCAATAGACGACGTAGTGAAGTAGAGCAGCTACTGCACAGATTCCGCGGGGATGTAGTTCAAGCAATGGAGGCAATGCTCAATGGGGAGAGTGCCCTAAATTCCATTTG TGTACCATCGGTATCTCCACCTTTTTCCGTGAAGTCCGCATTTTCACCCCTCATACCTCCGACGGCATTTGTCACGGCCGCCGGTGGAAGGTATCCGTACATGCCACAACAGCCTGTAGCCACTAAACGCTTTCTGGCAGCACCATATTCTGGTACCGGCTACCTTTCCACAGTGATTCAATCCGAACCAGCAGAACAGATTGAGTCAAATGGATCAAGTGGCCCCAATAGCGGGGGAAGTTCCGGCGGAAATGGCGGCGGAAGTAATGGTCGTGCTGGAACACCGCCTGGTGGAAGTGAGAATCAGGAgtag
- the LOC129797126 gene encoding DNA-directed RNA polymerase III subunit RPC2 has product MAYRTESPDKEKKYSLNNPIKPLQDKWLLVPSFLEIKGLVKQHIDSFNYFINVDIKKIVQANDKVISDADPMFYLKYLNIYVGKPDVDDGFNITKETTPHECRLRDMTYSAPITVDIEYTRGSQRVVRNKLLIGRMPIMLRSSNCVLSGKSEFELSKMNECPHDPGGYFVVRGQEKVILIQEQLSWNKMITEDYNGVLQCQVTSSTHEKKSRTIVLAKQGKYYLKHNSMTEDIPIVIIFRALGLISDQEIVQLIGSQQSTQKRFAASLYEVVKLNVITQKQALEYMGGKLVVKRFQTTKVKTPAEEARELLATTILAHVPVENFNFYMKALYVSVMVRRVMEAELNKASMDDRDYYGNKRLELAGSLLSLMFEDLFKRFNWELKMIADKNIPKIKAAQFDVVKHMRAAQITAGLESAISSGNWTIKRFKMERAGVTQVLSRLSYISALGMMTRVNSQFEKTRKVSGPRSLQPSQWGKLCPCDTPEGEACGLVKNLALMTHITTEVDEEPIIRFAFNTGVEDIRLLSGNAINHPKTFMVFINGNILGATNRPERIVRIFRMVRRRGLIGAFVSVHTSYTQRCVYIHTDGGRLCRPYIIVENGKPLMTQEHINDIRKRVRKFADLIHEGLVEYLDVNEENDSYIACNESEITEKTTHLEIEPFTLLGVCAGLIPYPHHNQSPRNTYQCAMGKQAMGTIGYNQKNRIDTLMYNVVYPQIPLVKTKTIELTNFDKLPAGQNATVAVMSYSGYDIEDALILNKASIDRGYGRCLVYKNAKCTVKRYTNQTYDRIMGPVKDSITNKTIYRHETLDSDGIVSPGEVIHNKQVMINKEMPAVASINPLEQKDSGQQPVTYSPAPITYKGPEPSCIEKVMVSANAEEDFLIKVLLRQTRRPEIGDKFSSRHGQKGVTGLIVQQEDMPFNDYGITPDMIMNPHGFPSRMTVGKLLELLGSKAAVLEGKFHYGTAFGGSKCQDLQDELFKNGFNYLGKDIFYSGTTGEMMTGYIYSGPVYYQKLKHMVQDKMHARARGPRAVLTRQPTQGRSREGGLRLGEMERDCLISYGASMLIMERLMISSDAFDVDVCNLCGRLAYSSWCHSCKSSASVSKISMPYACKLLFQELTSMNVVPRLELSNY; this is encoded by the exons ATGGCCTACAGAACGGAATCAcctgataaagaaaaaaagtactcCCTAAATAATCCGATTAAACCACTGCAG GATAAGTGGCTGCTGGTGCCTTCCTTCCTGGAGATCAAGGGTTTGGTGAAGCAGCACATCGACAGCTTCAACTACTTTATCAATGTGgacattaagaaaattgttcaGGCGAATGATAAGGTCATCAGCGATGCTGACCCTATGTTTTACCTGAAATATCTCAATATCTACGTTGGTAAACCAGACGTTGACGATGGGTTCAACATCACGAAGGAGACGACACCTCATGAGTGCCGTTTACGGGATATGACCTACTCAGCTCCCATTACTGTGGACATTGAGTACACAAGAGGCAGTCAGAGGGTCGTTCGAAATAAACTCCTCATTGGAAG GATGCCAATAATGCTGCGATCTTCAAATTGCGTCCTAAGTGGAAAGAGTGAATTTGAATTAtccaaaatgaatgaatgccCACATGATCCGGGTGGCTATTTTGTAGTTCGTGGCCAGGAGAAGGTCATTCTGATTCAGGAGCAACTTTCTTGGAACAAAATGATCACCGAAGACTACAATGGCGTGCTTCAGTGTCAAGTAACCAGCTCGACTCACGAGAAAAAGTCTCGAACGATTGTCTTGGCAAAACAGGGAAAATACTACTTGAAGCACAATTCAATGACTGAG GATATTCCAATTGTGATAATCTTTCGGGCTTTGGGATTAATTTCTGATCAAGAAATTGTGCAGTTGATTGGAAGTCAGCAGAGTACACAGAAGAGATTTGCAGCATCTCTCTATGAAGTCGTGAAGCTCAATGTTATAACGCAGAAACAGGCTTTGGAGTACATGGGAGGGAAGCTGGTGGTTAAAAG aTTTCAGACAACCAAAGTTAAAACACCCGCAGAGGAAGCTCGTGAACTCCTGGCGACAACAATCTTGGCACATGTGCCTGTggagaatttcaatttctacATGAAGGCTCTCTACGTGTCCGTAATGGTACGTCGTGTTATGGAAGCTGAGCTCAACAAGGCCTCAATGGATGATCGTGATTACTACGGCAATAAGCGTCTGGAGTTGGCGGGATCTCTTCTGTCGTTGATGTTTGAGGACCTCTTTAAGCGTTTCAACTGGGAACTGAAGATGATTGCAGACAAGAACATCCCAAAGATAAAAGCAGCTCAATTTGATGTTGTGAAGCACATGAGGGCGGCTCAGATAACAGCTGGATTGGAATCCGCAATTTCTTCg ggaAATTGGACAATCAAGAGATTCAAAATGGAGAGAGCTGGAGTTACGCAGGTACTCTCACGACTCAGCTACATTTCTGCTTTGGGAATGATGACGCGTGTTAATTCGCAATTTGAGAAGACACGCAAGGTGTCAGGACCACGATCACTGCAGCCAAGTCAGTGGGGGAAATTGTGCCCTTGTGACACTCCCGAAGGAGAAGCATGTGGCTTGGTGAAAAATCTCGCTCTGATGACCCACATTACGACTGAAGTGGACGAAGAACCGATTATAAGATTTGCCTTTAACACAGGCGTGGAGGATATTCGTCTTCTCTCCGGCAATGCCATTAATCATCCGAAAACTTTTATGGTCTTCATTAACGGGAACATTTTGGGTGCCACAAATCGACCAGAACGAATTGTAAGGATTTTCCGGATGGTACGGCGTCGTGGTTTGATTGGAGCCTTCGTGTCCGTCCACACATCATACACACAGCGTTGCGTCTATATTCACACGGATGGCGGACGTCTCTGTCGTCCCTATATAATTGTTGAGAATGGAAAACCCCTAATGACGCAGGAGCACATCAATGACATCCGGAAACGTGTGAGGAAGTTCGCTGATCTCATTCATGAGGGCTTAGTTGAGTATCTGGATGTCAATGAGGAGAATGATTCGTACATTGCGTGCAATGAGTCTGAGATCACGGAGAAGACAACTCATTTGGAAATTGAACCATTTACACTTCTTGGGGTTTGTGCTGGACTCATCCCATATCCCCATCACAATCAGAGTCCCCGGAATACCTATCAATGTGCTATGGGGAAACAAGCAATGGGCACAATTGGCTACAATCAGAAGAATCGTATTGATACACTCATGTACAACGTTGTGTATCCGCAGATTCCGCTCGTGAAGACAAAAACAATTGAATTGACGAATTTTGATAAACTCCCAGCAGGACAGAATGCCACAGTTGCCGTTATGAGCTATTCCGGATACGACATTGAGGATGCTCTCATTCTAAATAAGGCTTCAATTGATCGTGGCTACGGAAGGTGTTTGGTGTATAAGAATGCTAAATGTACGGTGAAGAGGTACACGAATCAGACGTATGACCGTATAATGGGGCCTGTGAAGGACTCAATCACCAATAAGACAATCTATCGGCACGAAACTCTCGATTCCGATGGGATTGTCTCTCCTGGCGAAGTGATTCACAACAAGCAGGTGATGATTAATAAGGAAATGCCCGCTGTTGCATCTATAAATCCGCTGGAGCAGAAAGATAGTGGGCAACAGCCGGTCACCTATTCACCAGCTCCGATAACGTACAAGGGCCCGGAGCCGAGTTGTATTGAAAAGGTGATGGTATCGGCAAATGCAGAAGaggattttctcattaaagtCCTCTTGAGGCAGACAAGACGACCCGAAATTGGGGATAAATTCAGCTCACGTCACGGACAGAAAGGCGTCACAGGATTGATTGTTCAGCAGGAGGATATGCCTTTCAATGATTACGGCATAACACCGGATATGATTATGAATCCCCACGGGTTTCCCTCTCGTATGACGGTCGGGAAGTTGCTTGAGTTGCTGGGGAGCAAAGCAGCCGTTCTTGAGGGGAAGTTTCACTATGGGACAGCCTTTGGTGGATCCAAATGTCAAGATCTGCAAGATGAATTGTTTAAGAATGGATTCAACTACCTTGGCAAGGATATCTTCTATTCTGGCACCACGGGGGAGATGATGACTGGATACATCTATTCAGGACCGGTGTACTACCAGAAGTTGAAGCATATGGTACAGGATAAGATGCACGCACGTGCAAGGGGACCCCGTGCCGTCCTTACGCGTCAACCAACACAGGGAAGAAGCCGCGAAGGGGGTCTTCGATTGGGAGAAATGGAAAGAGATTGTCTCATTTCCTACGGAGCTAG
- the LOC129797127 gene encoding toll-like receptor 3, with protein MMNYLLVIFSFVLLHVIGGEYIPPGPKYTCPKNDKVLYPCNCTRGTDEGLFVTCENTNLASLSLSLQNLAILESPVEVLLIRKCSFRHLYGTLFYKARVRILKIEDTPLEYIDEGSFFGINETLQELYIENTFLKEFPKEALNPLGLLTILKIDGSRIETLDTDIFANSSAVGVIERLTLSNGQLKELQPQSFQTMRKLKFLDLHGNNLTSLKKSQFKNLRDVEVLDLSHNQIAKLDASHISDLTKLGWCNVSHNVLKELTRGTFARNSVLKVLNMAHNKITRLDANSFRGMRFLRRLYLNDNSISDIGRAVFASVARIGTIDLARNNIKKIDFQMFSELNYAEIIDVSGNNITEILKGSFKDLYLTNINISHNYVTKIEANAFINCANITVLDMSHNEITHFPGDAFDTTTYATVFQLSYNQLTDLSKVPLKNMTGLKVLNVSHNAIETIPKNTFPKLYELHTIDASFNNISDIFNGVFQTLFSLRFLNLSHNSLETLKSSTFGPLSTLLEMDLSDNILSNIARSSFTKLSSLQLLNLENNKLEKLFQIPISCSQLNLRRNQLTEIPERTWPTMNALLLLDLSHNRLENNLNGGSFNGLLTLQTLILSSNGITEVPWESFVPLSTLQYLHLENNNLTKLAKGAFGKLPVVFELNLFNNQISDISKKAFDGLLALLTLNLSTNSLETIPNDAFASLVALRTLDLSHNKLEKLDNKTNSIIEDCLSLIEIDLSFNRISFVTKKTFPSDPYVPYRLAKINLSHNKLPLITKDITFGTKKVTHLNISHNAISSFLPGALGNLTSLEVLDVSYNKIWDLSEANVFNLPENLTELYVSANNLAEIPMKEIVNASHLKILDVKFNKLTSLDQKLLNKIMIEGLQVNLEGNNFQCDCRMRPFKHYFESFTRIPENYKNFICYSPMHIENQPLADVTDVQLNCPEDPFSEDYSALPDLQFREISFFRGNLLVRWFVTAQRDIADFYVLIRDEANAILFERHTSYDTRMVTIAKEEIFGTNGPQKAVQICVMAKLSTGNIERWFESQCKNLPENFSHETSHYKTVLFSTEPHSRRKLLLTSAISSSSRIHGKIIPKYSIILALISLYFI; from the exons ATGATGAATTAtcttttggtgattttttccTTTGTACTTCTCCATGTTATTGGAGGAGAGTACATTCCACCCGGACCCAAATATACCTGTCCCAAGAA tGATAAAGTCTTGTATCCCTGCAACTGTACACGAGGGACAGATGAAGGGCTATTTGTAACCTGTGAGAATACTAATCTAGCCAGCCTCTCATTAAGTTTACAAAATTTAGCTATCCTGGAGAGTCCTGTTGAGGtacttttgatcagaaaatgcAGCTTCC gaCATTTGTACGGAACACTATTTTATAAGGCTCGTGTACGAATTTTGAAGATAGAAGACACCCCTCTTGAATATATCGATGAAGGATCATTTTTTGGCATAAATGAAACGCTTCAGGAGCTCTATATTGAAAATACATTCCTAAAAGAATTCCCCAAAGAAGCCCTAAACCCTTTGGGACTGCTTACAATCCTCAAGATTGACGGTAGTAGAATTGAGACTCTAGATACGGATATATTTGCCAATAGTTCAGCTGTTGGAGTTATTGAGAGACTCACTTTGAGCAATGGACAGCTAAAAGAACTTCAACCACAGTCATTTCAG acgatgcgtaaattaaaattcttggaTTTGCACGGAAACAATTTAACAAGTTTGAAGAAGAGtcaatttaagaatttaagaGACGTTGAAGTTCTCGACTTGAGTCACAATCAAATTGCTAAACTCGATGCTTCTCACATTTCGGATCTTACCAAATTGGGTTGGTGCAATGTATCTCATAATGTTCTTAAAGAGTTGACGAGAGGAACATTTGCCAGGAATTCTGTGCTGAAAGTCCTAAACATGGCTCACAATAAAATTACTCGTTTGGATGCAAATAGTTTTAGAGGAATGAGATTTCTCag GCGGCTTTACTTGAACGATAATTCTATTAGCGACATTGGCAGAGCTGTATTTGCATCAGTCGCTAGAATTGGGACCATTGATCTAGCTAGaaataatataaagaaaatagattTCCAAATGTTTTCAGAGCTCAATTATGCAGAAATAATTGACGTGTCAGGAAATAATATAACAGAAATCCTAAAGGGATCTTTCAAGGATCTCTACTTAACTAACATCAACATCTCTCACAATTATGTGACGAAGATCGAAGCAAATGCCTTTATAAATTGTGCCAACATTACCGTCTTGGATATGTCGCATAATGAAATCACGCATTTCCCCGGCGATGCTTTTGATACAACAACCTATGCTACAGTTTTTCAACTTTCCTACAACCAACTCACAGATTTATCAAAGGTTCCACTGAAGAATATGACGGGACTAAAGGTTCTCAATGTATCTCACAATGCCATTGAAACTATTCCCAAAAACACATTTCCAAAGCTCTATGAACTCCATACAATAGATGCTTCTTTCAACAATATCAGCGACATTTTTAATGGTGTCTTCCAGACACTTTTTTCACTGAGATTCCTTAATCTCAGTCACAATTCATTGGAAACACTGAAATCATCAACTTTTGGTCCTCTATCGACTCTCCTTGAAATGGATTTAAGTGACAATATCCTGAGTAATATTGCAAGGAGTTCTTTTACGAAGTTATCGAGTCTCCAATTGCTGAACTTGGAGAACAACAAGCTGGAGAAGCTCTTCCAAATCCCCATATCGTGTAGTCAGCTTAACCTGAGACGTAATCAATTGACTGAAATTCCTGAGAGAACGTGGCCTACCATGAATGCCTTACTCTTGCTGGATCTCTCGCATAATCGCTTAGAAAATAATCTCAATGGTGGCAGTTTCAATGGACTTTTAACCCTTCAAACACTCATCTTGTCCTCAAATGGAATCACAGAGGTCCCTTGGGAAAGTTTTGTACCTCTATCTACTCTACAATATTTACATTTAGAG aacaacAATTTGACAAAATTGGCCAAAGGAGCATTTGGGAAACTTCCCGTTGTCTTTGAGCTGAATCTGTTCAATAATCAAATTTCCGACATCAG caaaaaagcttttgatgGACTATTGGCTCTTCTTACGCTCAATCTATCAACTAATTCTCTTGAAACAATTCCCAATGATGCCTTTGCGAGCTTAGTTGCTCTCAGAACGCTTGATTTATCTCACAATAAACTCGAAAAACTCGACAATAAAACCAATAGTATCATCGAAGATTGTCTCAGTCTCATTGAA ATTGATCTCAGTTTTAATAGGATTAGCTTTGTGACAAAGAAAACCTTCCCATCTGATCCGTATGTGCCCTATCGGTTGGCAAAAATAAACCTCAGTCACAACAAATTGCCACTGATAACAAAAGATATAACATTTGGGACGAAAAAGGTCACGCATTTGAACATCTCGCACAATGCAATAAGTAGTTTTCTGCCAG GTGCTCTTGGAAATTTGACCTCCTTGGAAGTACTTGATGTgagttataataaaatttgggACCTCAGTGAGGCAAATGTATTCAATTTACCAGAGAATCTCACGGAACTCTACGTCTCAGCTAATAATTTAGCAGAAATCCCAATGAAAGAAATAGTAAATGCGTCTCATCTGAAGATACTCGATgtgaaattcaacaaattaactTCATTGGAtcaaaaattgctaaataaaataatgattgAGGGTCTTCAGGTCAATCTAGAAG gaaataattttcaatgcgACTGCCGTATGAGACCCTTCAAGCATTACTTTGAATCCTTTACACGAATCCCGGAGAATTACAAAAACTTTATTTGCTACTCACCGATGCATATTGAAAATCAGCCTCTCGCCGATGTGACGGATGTTCAACTAAATTGCCCTGAAGATCCATTTTCTGAGGATTACAGTGCTCTCCCTGACCTCCAATTTAGAGAAATATCTTT CTTCAGAGGAAATTTACTGGTGAGATGGTTCGTCACAGCCCAGCGCGACATTGCGGATTTTTATGTGCTAATTCGCGACGAAGCTAATGCTATTCTCTTCGAGCGTCATACATCGTACGACACGAGAATGGTGACAATAGCCAAGGAGGAGATATTTGGCACAAATGGACCTCAAAAAGCCGTTCAAATATGTGTAATGGCCAAATTGAGTACGGGAAACATTGAGAGGTGGTTTGAGTCGCAATGCAAAAATCTTcctgaaaatttttcccacgAAACATCCCACTATAAGACCGTTCTCTTCTCAACTGAGCCACACTCCAGACGCAAACTACTACTAACATCAGCAATAAGCAGCAGTTCCCGGATCCACGGGAAGATTATTCCAAAATACTCAATTATTTTAGCATTGATAAGCCTTTACTTTATATAG